A window of the Streptomyces sp. NBC_00250 genome harbors these coding sequences:
- a CDS encoding phage major capsid protein has product MELSHPQSVIRLNDIKAELERLEEKPELTAEDEQSFDELTREFAEVDAHRRQLERKSALERVRSATTATERRPAATQVRTIGGSSHGADGYDADPILNPDSVEDRRFRNPWDLSEVRTFGQSKGQVAHEMRARALSAITKMGGASDRVRAAATDIIEKWDDGDGRIARHCLATSSPEYLRAWSKVAAGKGHMITLDEQRALERAMSLTDSAGGYLVPFQLDPTVIITANGSRNQIRQVARQVVATGDVWNGVSSGAVSWSWDAEGAQVSDDSTTFAQPTVPVHKAAGFVPISIEALEDEANVTQEVARLLAFGRDTLEAAAFTTGSGSGQPTGIVTALAGGSSEVAPTTAETFAAADIYKLDNALPARYRAGASWLANRAIYNLIRQFDTSGGAQMWERIGADVPPELLGRPALEAEDMDGTFDVAATANNYLAVYGDFSNYVIADRVGMTVEFIPHLVGANQRPTGQRGWYAYYRVGADSVNDAAFRMLNLATTA; this is encoded by the coding sequence ATGGAGCTCTCCCACCCGCAGTCCGTCATCCGCCTCAACGACATCAAGGCCGAGCTGGAGCGCCTCGAGGAGAAGCCCGAGCTCACCGCCGAGGACGAGCAGTCCTTCGACGAGCTGACCCGCGAGTTCGCCGAGGTCGACGCCCACCGGCGTCAGCTGGAGCGCAAGTCCGCGCTGGAGCGCGTCAGGTCCGCCACCACCGCCACCGAGCGCCGGCCTGCCGCGACCCAGGTGCGCACCATCGGTGGCTCCTCGCACGGTGCCGACGGCTACGACGCCGACCCGATCCTCAACCCCGACTCGGTCGAGGACAGGCGCTTCCGCAACCCGTGGGACCTCTCGGAGGTCCGCACGTTCGGCCAGTCGAAGGGGCAGGTCGCCCACGAGATGCGGGCCCGAGCCCTCTCCGCAATCACGAAGATGGGCGGAGCCAGCGACCGCGTCCGCGCCGCTGCCACCGACATCATCGAGAAGTGGGACGACGGCGACGGACGCATCGCCCGCCACTGCCTGGCCACCAGCTCGCCCGAGTACCTGCGGGCCTGGTCGAAGGTTGCGGCGGGCAAGGGGCACATGATCACCCTCGACGAGCAGCGCGCCCTCGAGCGGGCCATGTCGCTCACCGACTCGGCGGGTGGCTACCTGGTGCCGTTCCAGCTCGACCCGACGGTCATCATCACCGCAAACGGCAGCCGCAACCAGATCAGGCAGGTGGCCCGTCAGGTGGTCGCCACCGGCGACGTGTGGAACGGCGTCTCCTCCGGCGCCGTGTCCTGGAGCTGGGACGCGGAAGGCGCCCAGGTCTCGGACGACTCCACCACGTTCGCGCAGCCGACCGTCCCCGTCCACAAGGCGGCCGGCTTCGTCCCGATCTCGATCGAGGCACTCGAGGACGAGGCGAACGTCACCCAGGAAGTCGCCCGCCTCCTGGCGTTCGGCCGCGACACCCTCGAGGCGGCGGCGTTCACGACGGGCTCCGGCTCCGGTCAGCCGACCGGCATCGTGACCGCTCTGGCCGGCGGTTCGTCCGAGGTCGCGCCGACGACGGCGGAGACCTTCGCCGCGGCCGACATCTACAAGCTCGACAACGCCCTCCCGGCCCGGTACCGCGCCGGAGCTTCGTGGCTGGCGAACCGGGCGATCTACAACCTGATCCGCCAGTTCGACACGTCTGGCGGCGCCCAGATGTGGGAGCGGATCGGCGCCGACGTCCCGCCGGAGCTCCTGGGTCGCCCGGCCCTGGAGGCCGAGGACATGGACGGCACGTTCGACGTCGCGGCCACGGCCAACAACTACCTGGCCGTGTACGGCGACTTCTCCAACTACGTCATCGCGGACCGGGTCGGTATGACGGTGGAGTTCATCCCGCACCTCGTGGGTGCCAACCAGCGTCCGACGGGCCAGCGCGGCTGGTACGCGTACTACCGGGTCGGCGCCGACAGCGTCAACGACGCCGCGTTCCGCATGCTCAACCTGGCCACGACTGCCTGA
- a CDS encoding HK97 family phage prohead protease, producing MGTLLHPTARDLTRSAPFSFQRADEEPDDDGQTLRGYAAVFGQGTEIDSWEGSFTETIRKGAFRKTIRESTPVLQFDHGRHPLIGSLPIGSIVDLREDDDGLYVEARITDNWLMAPVRDAIAEKTVKGMSFRFEVVREQWTDVHGKVVREDEIGHLLWQPGDRGPLRRELIELKCRELGPVVFPAYAGTSVSVRARDMADGLTADDQLTRQIRASLARDAAAPQIPEDPQLRREVAAALLYRTVPGPLPEQPAPETSPLGAPLEREHPPASSTTDAPPADGHPSPSPRTAALRAQIREITGLMGERLASIDTPKEKS from the coding sequence ATGGGCACCCTGCTGCATCCCACGGCGCGAGACCTGACCAGGTCCGCGCCGTTCTCGTTCCAGCGAGCCGACGAAGAGCCGGACGATGACGGCCAGACCCTTCGCGGGTACGCCGCCGTGTTCGGCCAGGGCACGGAGATCGACTCGTGGGAGGGCTCGTTCACGGAGACGATCCGCAAGGGCGCCTTCCGGAAGACAATCCGCGAGTCGACGCCGGTCCTCCAGTTCGACCATGGTCGGCACCCGCTCATCGGCTCGCTCCCGATCGGTTCGATCGTCGACCTTCGCGAGGACGACGACGGCCTTTACGTCGAGGCCCGGATCACGGACAACTGGCTGATGGCCCCGGTCCGGGACGCCATCGCCGAGAAGACCGTCAAGGGGATGTCCTTCCGGTTCGAGGTCGTCCGCGAGCAGTGGACCGACGTCCACGGAAAGGTTGTCCGCGAGGACGAGATCGGCCACCTGCTGTGGCAGCCGGGGGACCGCGGTCCGCTCCGGCGGGAGCTGATCGAGCTGAAGTGCCGAGAGCTCGGGCCGGTGGTCTTTCCGGCCTATGCGGGCACCAGCGTGTCCGTGCGGGCCCGGGACATGGCCGACGGCCTGACCGCAGACGACCAGCTGACCCGGCAGATCCGCGCGTCCCTCGCGCGTGACGCCGCGGCCCCTCAGATTCCCGAGGACCCGCAACTGCGCCGCGAGGTCGCCGCGGCCCTTCTCTACCGCACCGTCCCCGGCCCGCTCCCTGAGCAGCCGGCCCCCGAGACCTCACCCCTTGGCGCGCCGCTCGAACGGGAGCACCCGCCAGCCTCCAGCACCACTGACGCGCCGCCCGCCGATGGGCACCCGTCGCCTTCCCCGCGCACCGCCGCCCTCCGTGCCCAGATCCGCGAGATCACCGGGCTCATGGGGGAGCGCCTCGCGTCCATCGACACCCCGAAGGAGAAGAGCTGA
- a CDS encoding phage portal protein — protein sequence MTTLWKSRRRKGSPSRSISTIDDYAQLLQESLGYGGFSQLGITQTQPGQAAEKAPGDLPGYATLFATNPIVWACMVARQSVFSSSRFTWQRLNHGRPSEMFGNTELSILETPWVGGTTQDLLARVVQDADLAGNSYWMRDGPEMVRMRPDWVQIVLERRQLRGGQLGWKRLGYLYQEPGGDPVPLLADEVAHFAPVPDPLATYRGMSWLTPVLRETQNDNLMSVHKRKFMENAATPNLVVKLDREVTPDAFAAFKAKMDSGHRGIENAYKTLYLGGGADVSVVGKDFQQLDFAKVQGAGETRIASAAGVPPVIVGFSEGLAAATYSNYGQARRRLADGTIHPLWGNAAGSFAPLLASPGPATRLWYDVRDVPFLREDRKDAAEIQGIQSRTIRALVDAGYTPESVQRAVQGEDWSLLEHTGLFSVQLQAPGTPGPPTMPTPPEEGT from the coding sequence GTGACGACCCTGTGGAAGTCGCGGCGCCGCAAGGGCAGCCCGAGCCGGTCGATTTCGACGATCGACGACTACGCCCAGCTCCTCCAGGAGTCCCTCGGCTACGGCGGCTTCTCTCAGCTCGGGATCACGCAGACGCAGCCCGGCCAGGCGGCGGAGAAGGCCCCTGGGGACCTCCCGGGGTACGCCACTCTCTTTGCGACCAACCCGATCGTCTGGGCCTGCATGGTGGCCCGACAGTCCGTGTTCTCGTCGTCCCGGTTCACGTGGCAGCGCCTGAATCATGGCCGGCCCAGCGAGATGTTCGGCAACACGGAGCTGTCGATTCTGGAGACGCCGTGGGTTGGTGGGACGACTCAGGATCTGCTCGCCCGGGTCGTTCAGGACGCTGACCTCGCGGGCAACAGCTACTGGATGCGCGACGGCCCCGAGATGGTCCGGATGCGCCCCGACTGGGTGCAGATCGTCCTGGAGCGCCGGCAGCTCCGTGGCGGGCAACTGGGTTGGAAGCGGCTGGGCTACCTGTACCAGGAGCCCGGCGGCGACCCGGTGCCGCTGTTGGCGGACGAGGTGGCGCACTTCGCACCGGTCCCGGATCCGCTGGCGACGTACCGCGGCATGTCGTGGCTGACTCCGGTGCTGCGGGAGACGCAGAACGACAACCTGATGTCGGTGCACAAGCGGAAGTTCATGGAGAACGCCGCGACGCCGAACCTGGTGGTCAAGCTCGACCGCGAGGTGACCCCGGACGCCTTCGCCGCCTTCAAGGCGAAGATGGACTCGGGGCATCGCGGCATCGAGAACGCCTACAAGACCCTGTACCTGGGCGGCGGCGCCGACGTCAGCGTCGTGGGTAAGGACTTCCAACAGCTCGACTTCGCGAAGGTCCAAGGCGCCGGCGAAACCCGCATCGCGTCCGCAGCCGGCGTGCCGCCGGTCATCGTCGGCTTCTCCGAAGGCCTGGCAGCCGCCACTTACTCCAACTACGGGCAAGCCAGACGCCGCCTCGCGGACGGCACGATCCACCCCCTGTGGGGCAACGCCGCCGGCTCCTTTGCTCCGCTGCTCGCCTCCCCGGGCCCTGCGACACGGCTCTGGTACGACGTCCGCGACGTCCCGTTCCTCCGCGAGGACCGGAAGGACGCCGCCGAAATCCAAGGGATCCAGAGCAGGACGATCCGCGCCCTCGTGGATGCCGGATACACCCCGGAGTCCGTACAGCGCGCTGTCCAGGGCGAGGACTGGTCCCTGTTGGAGCACACCGGGCTCTTCTCCGTCCAACTCCAGGCCCCCGGTACACCCGGGCCGCCCACCATGCCCACGCCACCTGAGGAGGGGACCTGA
- a CDS encoding terminase produces the protein MRSKLAERSAATAPERLRGAQRPRIETVPPYVSSAGPEAIELAASAGLILDPWQQHALTVGLGETADGRHSAFEVAVTVSRQNGKGSIIEARELAGLYLLGEGLIIHSAHEFKTAIEAFRRIESLIVNADHLRKRVARVRRTTGEEAIELITGQRLRFLARSGGSGRGFTGDCIILDEDMILGDDAMGALMPTMAAVDDPQVWYLGSAGIGAQSLQLARIRRRALAAMESGEPDPSLAYLEWSINAHVKECATNCADHDDPLAPESVAKANPALGYRLTLEHTERERRTMGPEIFARERLGVGDYPAEEGDSWSVIGKDVWEALVEADSQPEAPYSFAIDTTPERSHTSICIAGRNDAVVHVEVIENRPGTQWVVDRAAELHEKWSPRCWVIDPSSPAGSFIKELEERLGIEVVTPRARDVAQATGQFYDAVVSQQLVHIGQAPLSVALAGARKRDLGEAWAWARRGVGVDISPLVGVTLARWGLSAEVEEKPDEVEPWIAFD, from the coding sequence ATGAGATCCAAGCTCGCCGAGAGAAGCGCCGCCACAGCGCCTGAACGCCTGCGCGGCGCCCAGCGGCCCCGCATCGAGACTGTCCCGCCCTACGTCTCCTCTGCCGGTCCTGAAGCGATCGAACTCGCAGCGTCAGCCGGCCTGATTCTTGACCCGTGGCAGCAGCATGCCCTCACGGTGGGCCTCGGAGAGACCGCAGACGGCCGCCACAGCGCCTTCGAGGTCGCCGTCACTGTGAGCCGGCAGAACGGCAAAGGGTCGATCATCGAAGCTCGGGAGCTTGCAGGCTTGTACCTGCTTGGCGAGGGCCTGATCATCCACAGTGCCCACGAGTTCAAGACGGCAATTGAAGCATTCCGCAGGATCGAATCACTGATCGTAAACGCCGACCATCTGCGGAAACGCGTCGCGCGGGTGCGGCGAACGACCGGCGAGGAAGCGATCGAGCTAATCACCGGCCAGCGGCTCCGCTTCCTGGCCCGCTCTGGTGGCAGCGGTCGAGGCTTCACCGGAGACTGCATCATCCTCGACGAGGACATGATTCTCGGCGACGACGCCATGGGCGCACTGATGCCCACAATGGCGGCTGTCGATGACCCTCAGGTCTGGTACCTCGGATCGGCAGGGATCGGAGCCCAGTCCCTCCAGCTCGCCCGCATCCGGCGCCGTGCCCTTGCGGCTATGGAGTCCGGCGAGCCCGATCCTTCGCTTGCCTACCTGGAATGGTCGATCAACGCGCACGTCAAGGAGTGCGCGACCAACTGCGCCGACCACGACGACCCGCTCGCCCCGGAGTCGGTGGCGAAGGCCAACCCTGCACTTGGGTACCGGCTGACGCTGGAGCACACCGAGCGCGAGCGCCGCACCATGGGTCCTGAGATCTTCGCCCGTGAGCGGCTTGGGGTCGGGGACTATCCGGCCGAGGAAGGCGACTCGTGGTCGGTCATCGGGAAGGACGTCTGGGAAGCCCTGGTGGAGGCAGACAGCCAGCCGGAGGCCCCGTACTCCTTCGCGATCGACACCACGCCGGAGCGGTCGCACACCTCCATCTGCATCGCGGGCCGCAACGACGCCGTCGTCCACGTTGAGGTCATCGAGAACCGGCCGGGCACCCAGTGGGTGGTGGACCGGGCCGCCGAGCTGCACGAGAAGTGGTCTCCGCGCTGTTGGGTCATCGATCCGTCGTCACCAGCTGGGTCCTTCATCAAGGAGCTGGAGGAACGCCTGGGCATCGAGGTGGTCACTCCGCGGGCCCGGGACGTCGCCCAGGCGACCGGCCAGTTCTATGACGCCGTGGTCTCGCAGCAGCTGGTCCACATCGGCCAGGCGCCCCTCTCTGTGGCACTTGCGGGTGCCAGGAAGCGCGACCTGGGCGAGGCGTGGGCGTGGGCCCGCCGCGGAGTCGGAGTCGACATCAGCCCCCTCGTGGGAGTCACGCTCGCCCGCTGGGGCCTGAGCGCAGAGGTCGAAGAGAAGCCGGATGAGGTGGAGCCATGGATCGCTTTCGACTGA
- a CDS encoding HNH endonuclease gives MERQRLYWQAKNRRRRAAKRGGVSEPYTLAQIAERDRGLCRLCGKPAAMDERVPHPKAPTIDHVVPVSEGGDDTRANVQLAHFVCNSAKGPRGSQQLALIG, from the coding sequence TTGGAGCGTCAGCGCCTGTACTGGCAGGCGAAGAATCGACGCCGGCGTGCAGCAAAGCGTGGCGGTGTCTCGGAGCCGTACACGCTGGCACAGATTGCAGAGCGCGACAGGGGGCTGTGCCGGCTCTGCGGCAAGCCTGCGGCGATGGATGAGCGCGTACCGCACCCGAAGGCACCGACGATCGACCACGTCGTGCCTGTCTCAGAGGGCGGGGACGACACCCGCGCGAACGTGCAACTGGCGCACTTCGTGTGCAACAGCGCGAAGGGGCCCCGGGGTAGCCAGCAGCTGGCCCTGATCGGCTGA
- a CDS encoding HNH endonuclease: protein MASNPRNGRPYRRLTAYQRGLGLPCWWCGHEIDYRITGEEAKRSSWAFTLDHAQPISLGGNLLDPANARSAHRRCNSARGNRTTARAPQKASRRW, encoded by the coding sequence GTGGCCAGCAACCCACGCAACGGGCGCCCCTACCGCCGCCTCACCGCCTACCAGCGCGGCCTCGGCCTCCCCTGCTGGTGGTGTGGCCACGAGATCGACTACCGCATCACTGGCGAAGAAGCCAAGCGCTCCAGCTGGGCGTTCACCCTCGACCACGCCCAGCCAATCAGCCTCGGCGGCAACCTCCTCGACCCAGCCAACGCACGCTCGGCCCACCGCCGCTGTAACTCGGCCCGCGGAAACCGGACAACCGCCAGAGCGCCACAGAAGGCCTCGCGAAGGTGGTGA
- a CDS encoding DUF6197 family protein: MAASTATRPADLTVDAATLIADIEAYLADQAPRTAHPLVTKTTAELVAEALATPPAASEQQAPTLTAPNRLWRIIPDWALALTPARRLHGAGRAITVTQHLELTALVIQQYGWHRGALRSRGGARCILGAQAVLYRLGYGDEATAAAAGQQMQNVLRRRGIDEPYHRWNDSSQRTLDDALHLIREAVTNTRQENS, from the coding sequence ATGGCCGCGTCCACCGCCACCCGCCCCGCCGATCTGACGGTCGACGCGGCCACCCTCATCGCCGACATCGAGGCCTACCTCGCCGACCAGGCCCCGCGGACCGCGCACCCGCTCGTCACCAAGACCACCGCCGAACTCGTCGCCGAGGCCCTCGCCACGCCGCCGGCAGCCTCCGAGCAGCAGGCCCCGACTCTCACGGCCCCGAACCGGCTGTGGCGGATCATCCCCGACTGGGCGCTCGCCCTCACCCCCGCCCGACGACTCCACGGCGCCGGACGCGCCATCACCGTCACCCAGCACCTCGAACTCACCGCGCTCGTCATCCAGCAGTACGGATGGCACCGCGGCGCACTCCGATCCCGCGGCGGCGCACGCTGCATCCTCGGCGCCCAAGCCGTCCTCTACCGGCTCGGCTACGGCGACGAAGCGACCGCTGCCGCCGCCGGTCAGCAGATGCAGAACGTGCTCCGCCGCCGCGGCATCGACGAGCCCTACCACCGCTGGAACGACAGCTCGCAGCGCACCCTCGACGACGCACTCCACCTCATCCGAGAAGCCGTCACCAACACGCGACAGGAGAACAGCTGA
- a CDS encoding DUF6919 domain-containing protein, whose product MGNVWRDARSINDLGQNMAGWLEGRIPSWPGYLSEEFGAEETDGARHLVPTLIAANRAGFVTTCSQPGEIGGGYRQRAWVEGVVHDRSPLLGRLLSLQGQGLTVVRGWPKRQIVLTEDAGRPYTTIGGWRMRRNDIHATWRGVGGQALRELKEHGAKLHIIDTEWGRDDRLWPALLGAVR is encoded by the coding sequence ATGGGCAACGTCTGGCGTGACGCCCGCAGCATCAACGACCTCGGCCAGAACATGGCCGGCTGGTTGGAAGGCCGGATCCCCTCCTGGCCCGGCTACCTCTCGGAGGAGTTCGGCGCGGAGGAGACGGACGGTGCCCGGCACCTGGTACCGACGCTCATCGCCGCCAACCGCGCCGGGTTCGTCACCACCTGCTCCCAGCCCGGCGAGATCGGCGGAGGCTACCGGCAGCGGGCCTGGGTCGAGGGTGTCGTTCATGACCGCAGCCCGCTCCTTGGCCGCCTCCTCAGCCTGCAGGGCCAGGGGCTCACCGTGGTCCGTGGCTGGCCGAAGCGGCAGATCGTCCTCACCGAGGATGCCGGCCGCCCGTACACGACGATCGGTGGCTGGAGGATGCGCCGCAACGACATCCACGCGACGTGGCGTGGAGTCGGCGGCCAGGCCCTTCGTGAGCTGAAGGAGCACGGCGCCAAGCTCCACATCATCGACACCGAATGGGGCCGCGACGACCGACTGTGGCCCGCGTTGTTGGGAGCGGTCCGGTGA
- a CDS encoding NUDIX hydrolase yields MEVVTWTGRTACALQQALRMTNEQFAEHLDVGVRTVASWHSAPDMVPKNDTQQLLDTAYERASVSVIRRFAALSRPTPMAAQAQAFRVAVAVVTRGAEVLLVCRRGDDALSWQFPAGTVKPGRTGAVVAVEETRAETGIRCAVRQQLGERVHPKTGVLVEYHLAEYLMGEAENRDPDENSDVAWVPRADLTRFIPEQQIFPPILEALA; encoded by the coding sequence GTGGAAGTCGTGACGTGGACCGGCCGCACAGCATGCGCTTTGCAGCAGGCCCTCAGGATGACGAATGAGCAGTTCGCTGAGCACCTCGACGTCGGGGTCCGCACCGTAGCCAGTTGGCACAGCGCGCCGGACATGGTCCCGAAGAACGACACCCAGCAGCTCCTCGACACCGCCTACGAAAGGGCCTCTGTATCGGTGATCCGTCGCTTCGCAGCCTTATCCCGCCCGACCCCTATGGCTGCTCAGGCCCAGGCCTTCCGTGTGGCGGTCGCGGTCGTGACCAGAGGCGCCGAGGTGTTGCTGGTCTGCCGCCGCGGCGACGACGCCCTGTCGTGGCAGTTCCCGGCCGGCACCGTGAAGCCCGGTCGCACCGGCGCCGTGGTGGCGGTCGAAGAGACCCGCGCGGAGACCGGTATTCGGTGCGCGGTCCGGCAGCAGCTCGGCGAGCGCGTCCACCCAAAAACAGGGGTGCTCGTGGAGTACCACTTGGCCGAGTATCTGATGGGCGAGGCCGAGAACCGGGACCCCGACGAGAACAGCGACGTGGCGTGGGTGCCGCGCGCTGACCTGACCCGCTTCATCCCTGAGCAGCAGATCTTCCCGCCGATTCTGGAGGCGCTGGCATGA
- a CDS encoding NUDIX hydrolase, which produces MTETTTEQGISTAIITDGDRVLMIRRREREGKLLWAFPGGGIEAGESPEQAAVRETAEEVDLEVKAVRSLGERVHPQTGRHMSYVACEVVGGEARVADEEELAEVAWIRLEEIPTYVPWGLFEPVQEYLDETLRV; this is translated from the coding sequence ATGACCGAGACGACGACCGAGCAGGGCATCTCGACCGCGATCATTACGGACGGCGACCGCGTCCTGATGATCAGGCGGCGGGAGCGGGAGGGGAAGCTCCTGTGGGCGTTCCCGGGCGGCGGCATCGAGGCTGGCGAGTCTCCGGAGCAGGCCGCGGTCCGGGAGACGGCCGAAGAGGTCGACCTGGAGGTGAAGGCGGTCCGGTCCCTCGGTGAGCGTGTCCACCCGCAGACCGGCCGGCACATGTCCTACGTCGCGTGCGAGGTCGTCGGCGGTGAGGCGCGCGTCGCGGACGAGGAGGAGCTGGCCGAGGTCGCGTGGATCCGGCTCGAGGAGATCCCGACCTATGTGCCGTGGGGGCTGTTCGAGCCGGTGCAGGAGTACCTCGACGAGACGCTCCGCGTCTGA
- a CDS encoding SLOG family protein gives MTKPYRILITGSRDWDDVTTIGAALEQALIDAGARSVLVVHGDCPSGADWHADHYARWLRGKGCDIDVEQHPAQGHPTEDFGPWPGAGPRRNRHMVSLGADLCLAFLGPCTSPRCRRPEPHPSHGASGCADLAEAAGIPTRRFTA, from the coding sequence GTGACCAAGCCCTACCGGATCCTCATCACCGGCTCCCGCGACTGGGACGACGTCACCACCATCGGGGCCGCCCTGGAGCAAGCCCTGATCGACGCTGGGGCGCGATCCGTCCTAGTGGTCCACGGCGACTGCCCCTCCGGCGCCGACTGGCACGCCGACCACTACGCCCGCTGGCTGCGAGGAAAAGGCTGCGACATCGACGTCGAACAGCACCCCGCCCAAGGCCACCCAACCGAAGACTTCGGCCCCTGGCCCGGCGCCGGCCCCCGCCGCAACCGCCACATGGTCAGCCTCGGCGCCGACCTCTGCCTCGCCTTCCTCGGTCCCTGCACCAGCCCACGCTGCCGCCGGCCAGAGCCGCACCCGTCGCACGGCGCGAGCGGATGCGCCGACCTCGCCGAAGCAGCCGGCATCCCCACCCGACGCTTCACCGCCTGA
- a CDS encoding response regulator transcription factor encodes MSTPRFGQPLGARETQVLLLVSDGLSYGEAASRLQPKVSENTAKAHMQNAFIKLGARSAAHAVFLACQAGILDGRPRRHGDHAGYEAHRRRGETICDLCRAGERAHRKAMKKTSKQNREAA; translated from the coding sequence GTGAGCACTCCGCGATTCGGTCAGCCCCTGGGCGCCCGGGAGACCCAGGTCCTCCTGCTCGTGAGCGACGGGCTGAGCTACGGCGAAGCAGCGAGCAGGCTGCAGCCGAAGGTCTCTGAGAACACGGCCAAGGCTCACATGCAGAACGCCTTCATCAAGCTCGGCGCCAGGAGTGCAGCCCACGCCGTCTTCCTCGCCTGCCAGGCCGGGATCCTCGACGGCCGGCCCCGGCGCCACGGCGACCACGCCGGCTACGAAGCGCACCGGCGCCGCGGCGAGACCATCTGCGACCTCTGCCGGGCAGGCGAACGAGCCCACCGCAAGGCCATGAAGAAGACCAGCAAGCAGAACCGGGAGGCAGCGTGA